In one Magallana gigas chromosome 7, xbMagGiga1.1, whole genome shotgun sequence genomic region, the following are encoded:
- the LOC105326141 gene encoding zinc finger protein OZF translates to MGKRKQSSCRDKATTSSKLKKVGKRKPIKQNEVKANNKEQNSNGNEKAIKKRQSKVTEKVKKENLNGNEEVKEENSEIYTCPHCNKKFGKLRNLRRHKRYHSEVRNFVCEVCGKSYRDNTVLKTHMRIHTGERMFECEQCGKRFIQSSSLKTHLLLHTGERPHVCDICGKSFVQMSNLRVHIKRHDKTLYSCKICFRGFGEERSLQSHMKKHEQMFHEQCKYCPETFKSEYLLKRHETRHEKGGTPICKVCGKKFSTHHNLKRHMMIHSGDKPFGCDECGKAFNQLQYLNTHMMIHTGQKPFSCQICGKAFVQNQNRKQHLKTHGAQGLEVLQSLKQSDTAADTDSDSETSHDSASDNSDVASDNEDQKEL, encoded by the coding sequence ATGGGGAAAAGGAAACAGTCTTCATGTAGAGACAAGGCTACAACATCATCAAAGCTCAAGAAAGTTGGAAAAAGGAAACCtattaaacaaaatgaagtTAAAGCAAATAATAaagaacaaaattcaaatggaaATGAAAAGGCTATAAAGAAAAGGCAAAGTAAAGTCACTGAGAAggtgaaaaaagaaaacttaaacGGAAATGAAGAGGTAAAAGAGGAAAATTCAGAAATATACACATGTCCTCATTGTAATAAGAAGTTTGGAAAGTTGAGAAATCTTCGGCGCCATAAAAGGTATCATAGTGAAGTTAGAAATTTTGTTTGTGAAGTTTGCGGAAAATCATACCGTGATAATACAGTTCTAAAGACCCACATGCGTATTCATACTGGTGAAAGGATGTTTGAATGTGAACAATGTGGTAAACGATTCATTCAGAGTTCCTCTTTGAAAACACACTTGCTTTTGCATACTGGAGAAAGGCCACACGTCTGTGACATCTGTGGAAAGTCATTTGTTCAGATGTCCAACTTAAGAGTCCACATAAAGAGACATGATAAGACGCTTTACAGttgcaaaatttgttttcgtgGCTTTGGAGAGGAGAGAAGTTTACAATCACACATGAAGAAACATGAGCAGATGTTTCACGAGCAGTGTAAGTACTGTCCAGAAACATTTAAAAGTGAGTATCTGCTGAAGAGGCATGAGACACGGCATGAAAAAGGTGGCACCCCAATCTGTAAGGTGTGTGGGAAAAAGTTCAGCACCCACCATAACTTGAAACGGCATATGATGATCCACTCTGGAGATAAACCTTTTGGTTGCGACGAGTGTGGGAAGGCATTCAACCAGCTTCAGTACCTTAACACCCACATGATGATCCATACCGGCCAGAAACCATTCAGCTGCCAGATCTGCGGCAAGGCCTTCGTTCAGAACCAAAACAGAAAACAGCATCTGAAAACCCACGGCGCTCAGGGCCTGGAGGTATTACAAAGCCTGAAGCAGTCTGACACCGCCGCCGACACAGACTCGGATTCTGAAACCTCACATGATTCAGCATCAGACAACTCTGATGTTGCATCAGACAATGAGGATCAAAAGGAGCtctaa
- the LOC136270348 gene encoding uncharacterized protein has product MTILFENNLGKTGGKFLTQVKGTNPTGEVTLSCGASTLTMSSQNPNSLPTCPVKGGKTTNIPTAGPSTQTEDSTTLKAVSSDSSSVSPTISTMYSTFTARTTEDSSTSTVWTTKDSTTSSAQTTSDSTASTPYTTKDSTTSTALITEDTTKPTAQATEDSIASTDQTTEDSTKPSNKTNENSTKPTAQATEDSIASTAQTTEDSTKPTDQTNENSTKPTTLATEDSTKPTTKKNENSTKPSDKTNENSTKPTTLATEDSTKPTTKKNEDSTTSTARTNEDSIASTARTTEDSTTSTTQTTRKFIKHTVLTTEDSKKHTLQTNEHSATLNVLTTGDSTKHATQTTQNYIASTALTTEDSTVTTAQKTKDSTVTTAQKTEDSTVTTAKKTEDATAPITEDSTTLNNARTTEDLTTTTAQTTEDSTFSTTSFPNVQTEDSTQDITSESSLNMTVVLNVSIENTSDAQSDHTTPPQTSTDLPTVTAAEPCCKDSNTTKKTRKFSIFANNLFNRICHKGV; this is encoded by the exons ATGACAATACTATTTGAAAACAATCTTGGAAAAACTGGCGGGAAATTTTTAACTCAAGTCAAAg gaaCGAATCCTACAGGAGAGGTTACTCTTTCTTGCGGGGCATCCACACTAACAATGTCGTCACAAAATCCCAATAGTCTGCCGACATGTCCAGTAAAGGGGGGCAAAACTACAAATATACCGACCGCTGGGCCAAGCACACAAACAGAGGACTCCACAACGCTTAAAGCTGTGTCATCTGATTCATCCTCTGTTTCACCAACCATCTCGACTATGTACTCCACATTTACTGCCCGGACAACTGAGGACTCCAGTACATCTACCGTCTGGACAACTAAGGACTCAACAACATCTTCCGCTCAGACAACTTCAGATTCCACAGCATCTACCCCTTATACAACTAAGGACTCCACCACCTCTACCGCTTTGATAACTGAGGACACCACAAAACCAACTGCTCAAGCAACTGAAGATTCCATAGCATCTACCGATCAAACAACTGAGGACTCCACAAAACCTTCCAATAAAACAAATGAGAACTCCACAAAACCTACTGCTCAAGCAACTGAAGATTCCATAGCATCTACCGCTCAAACAACTGAGGACTCCACAAAACCTACCGATCAAACAAATGAGAACTCCACAAAACCTACCACTTTGGCAACTGAGGACTCCACAAAACCTACCACTAAAAAAAATGAGAACTCCACAAAACCTTCCGATAAAACAAATGAGAACTCCACAAAACCTACCACTTTGGCAACTGAGGACTCCACAAAACCTACCACTAAAAAAAATGAGGACTCCACAACTTCTACCGCCAGGACAAATGAGGACTCCATCGCATCTACCGCTCGAACAACTGAAGACTCCACAACATCTACTACTCAAACAACTAGAAAATTCATTAAACATACTGTTCTGACAACAGAAGACTCCAAAAAGCATACTCTTCAAACAAATGAACACTCCGCAACACTTAACGTTTTGACAACTGGAGACTCCACAAAACATGCCACTCAAACAACTCAAAACTATATAGCATCTACCGCTCTGACAACTGAGGACTCCACAGTAACAACTGCTCAAAAAACTAAGGACTCCACAGTAACAACTGCTCAAAAAACTGAGGACTCCACAGTAACAACTGCTAAGAAAACTGAGGACGCCACAGCACCTATCACCGAGGACTCCACAACATTAAACAATGCTCGAACAACTGAGGACCTCACAACAACTACTGCTCAGACAACTGAAGACTCCACATTTTCGACGACCAGTTTCCCTAATGTACAAACTGAGGACTCCACACAAGATATTACATCTGAATCCTCTTTAAACATGACAGTAGTACTAAATGTTTCAATTGAAA ATACTTCTGATGCTCAATCAGACCATACCACACCACCTCAGACTAGCACAGATTTACCCACCGTCACTGCTGCGGAACCTTGTTGTAAAGATTCCAACACGACAAAAAAAACTCGCAAGTTTTCTATTTTTGCCAACAATTTGTTTAATCGAATTTGTCACAAA ggtgtgtga